A portion of the Homalodisca vitripennis isolate AUS2020 chromosome 2, UT_GWSS_2.1, whole genome shotgun sequence genome contains these proteins:
- the LOC124354848 gene encoding probable cytochrome P450 6a14 — protein MGILTSLLLGTTIMLMALFFGLVFYVIYVNRYFKKRGIPFDIPPLSLTSIISTTPIQKSFTNMLAELYAKHNGHKVVGFLSLWKRKVLIVDRNVIRDVLVKDFDRFQDRGLYYNKDTDPLGAHIFALRGQEWKTRRAKLSPTFSSGKMKGIFSIMKECGTVLTNVAEQLSFENKPVNFQELFFRYGLAVISNTSFGFDSDALTNKNSKIFIMINKLFAPKIVRILRTLIRFNNDVAGLFKMSFTPPDVSEFFISLVMNAIKCRETSGVYRNDYLQLMIQLKHSGFLGANGAKMNLTNMEVAAEAYVSFVAGSETTSRTMSFCLYELAMNPAVQARLLEEVDSLREISYESIMNMEYLDMVVDETLRKYTPLGFLNRECTQDYQIAGTEILLEKGTHMMVSVRGLHYDPDLFPDPERFIPERFSKKNKGNIKPYSYMPFGIGPRFCIGQRFGKLSVKTGIVMVLRKFQVHRSSFTPEKIEFHPSTIITTACGGIWLHLTDRCASKTVDTDDNLGQL, from the exons ATGGGAATCTTAACTTCACTACTGCTCGGAACAACTATTATGCTGATGGCCCTTTTCTTCGGACTCGTCTTCTACGTAATATATGTTAACCGTTACTTCAAGAAACGAGGAATCCCCTTCGACATTCCGCCTCTGTCCTTGACCAGTATTATCTCAACAACCCCAATACAGAAATCATTCACCAACATGTTGGCCGAGCTCTACGCAAAACACAATGGACACAAAGTAGTCGGTTTCCTTTCCTTGTGGAAGAGAAAAGTCCTTATAGTCGATAGAAACGTGATAAGGGACGTTCTCGTGAAAGATTTCGATAGATTTCAAGACAGAGGTTTGTACTATAACAAAGATACCGATCCACTTGGGGCGCACATTTTTGCGCTCAGAGGACAGGAATGGAAGACTCGCAGAGCAAAACTGAGTCCTACGTTTTCTTCAGGTAAGATGAAAGGGATATTCAGTATCATGAAGGAATGTGGCACCGTATTGACCAACGTTGCTGAACAACTTTCGTTCGAAAATAAGCCAGTGAATTTCCAAGAGTTATTCTTCAGATATGGACTGGCTGTTATTTCGAACACTTCTTTTGGATTTGACAGCGACGCTTTGACAAATAAGAATTCTAAGATTTTTATTATGATCAACAAGCTTTTCGCACCAAAGATAGTCAGAATACTCAGGACACTAATCAGGTTCAACAATGACGTAGCTGGACTGTTTAAGATGAGTTTTACTCCGCCAGATGTCTCTGAGTTTTTTATTTCTCTTGTGATGAATGCGATCAAGTGTAGAGAGACCAGCGGTGTCTACAGGAACGACTACTTGCAGCTTATGATTCAACTGAAGCATTCTGGATTTTTGGGCGCAAATG GTGCAAAGATGAATTTAACAAACATGGAAGTGGCTGCTGAGGCGTACGTGTCCTTTGTGGCCGGATCTGAGACAACGTCCCGGACCATGAGCTTCTGTCTGTACGAGCTGGCGATGAACCCAGCAGTACAAGCGAGGCTTCTAGAGGAGGTCGACTCTCTCCGGGAGATATCGTATGAGAGCATCATGAACATGGAATATCTCGACATGGTTGTGGACG AAACGCTTAGAAAGTACACTCCTTTGGGTTTCTTAAACCGCGAGTGTACCCAGGATTATCAAATCGCTGGCACAGAGATTTTACTGGAGAAAGGTACTCACATGATGGTATCAGTTCGAGGGCTCCACTATGACCCAGACCTGTTCCCAGATCCGGAACGCTTCATTCCTGAACGATTCAGCAAGAAGAACAAGGGCAACATCAAACCTTATTCTTACATGCCGTTTGGCATAGGCCCCAGATTCTGTATAG gTCAAAGATTTGGCAAACTTTCGGTGAAGACTGGAATTGTAATGGTGCTTCGTAAGTTCCAAGTTCACCGTTCTTCTTTCACTCCAGAAAAGATTGAATTCCACCCAAGTACTATCATCACCACTGCCTGTGGAGGGATTTGGCTTCACCTCACAGATAGGTGTGCCTCGAAAACTGTGGACACAGATGATAATCTTGGACAACTTTAA